A window of the Cetobacterium sp. ZOR0034 genome harbors these coding sequences:
- the recJ gene encoding single-stranded-DNA-specific exonuclease RecJ: MHWEYKTVSENLIETKASQWNVSKFLATLLIKKGFLEKDDVENFLNPSINKFRNPFDFEMMDSVVEKIVSAKNKNEKLFIYGDYDVDGITAAIFLVLAFREIGIDIDYYIPNRMDEGYGLDKKTIDFIHKNSGKLVITVDTGVNSYEDVEYARSLGIEVIVTDHHKSVKDDEEDNILFINPKLSDNYKFKFLAGAGVALKVAQGVYTHLNEDFSKLYQFMDVIMIGTVADVVPMFDENRIIISKGLETLKNTKIKGLVYLMKYLKLYNKDISTTDISYFVSPLINSLGRLGNSKLGADFFMKTDDFEIYNIIEEMKKANKQRRELERMIFDEANKMIAQKIDKNELKYIFVASERWHPGVIGVVASRLSVKYNLPVAMISLKDGLAKASCRSIPGVNIFNILKLIESKLIRFGGHDLAAGFIANEADLPEIELLFQREIKVHEHNINQPKFLEIDLELPIDKINKNNINDIKKLGPFGLENKHPYFIDRGVKIIDTKFFGIENRHFNGFLLKNGKSYPLVAFDLSSKLHHTNKDTLYDVIYYPEKIINRGEEYYQFRLKDLKSHKI; the protein is encoded by the coding sequence ATGCACTGGGAATATAAGACAGTATCTGAAAATCTTATTGAAACTAAGGCTAGTCAATGGAATGTTTCTAAATTTTTAGCTACTTTATTAATTAAAAAGGGCTTTTTAGAAAAAGATGATGTAGAGAATTTTCTTAATCCATCTATTAATAAATTTCGAAATCCTTTTGATTTCGAAATGATGGATAGCGTTGTAGAAAAAATAGTTTCCGCTAAAAATAAAAATGAAAAACTTTTTATTTATGGAGACTATGATGTTGATGGAATCACTGCAGCTATCTTCCTTGTATTAGCTTTTAGAGAGATTGGAATTGATATTGATTACTATATTCCTAATAGAATGGATGAAGGTTACGGACTAGACAAAAAGACTATCGACTTTATCCATAAAAATTCTGGAAAACTAGTGATTACTGTAGATACAGGTGTCAACTCCTATGAAGATGTAGAGTATGCACGTAGTCTTGGTATTGAGGTTATTGTTACTGATCACCACAAAAGTGTTAAAGATGATGAAGAGGATAATATCCTCTTCATCAATCCTAAACTTAGTGATAATTATAAGTTTAAATTTTTAGCAGGTGCAGGAGTAGCTTTAAAGGTTGCTCAAGGTGTATATACTCATCTCAATGAAGATTTCTCTAAACTTTATCAATTTATGGATGTTATTATGATTGGAACTGTTGCAGATGTAGTTCCTATGTTTGATGAAAATAGAATTATTATAAGTAAAGGGCTTGAAACTCTTAAAAATACTAAAATCAAAGGACTTGTTTATCTTATGAAGTACTTAAAACTTTATAACAAAGATATCAGTACCACAGATATTAGTTATTTTGTTTCCCCTCTTATAAACTCTTTAGGAAGACTTGGTAACTCAAAACTAGGTGCTGACTTCTTTATGAAAACAGACGATTTCGAAATATATAACATTATTGAAGAGATGAAAAAAGCAAATAAGCAAAGAAGAGAACTAGAAAGAATGATATTTGATGAAGCAAATAAAATGATCGCACAAAAAATAGATAAGAATGAACTTAAATATATTTTTGTTGCATCTGAAAGATGGCATCCTGGAGTTATTGGTGTGGTTGCATCTAGATTAAGTGTAAAGTACAATCTACCTGTTGCTATGATTTCATTGAAAGATGGTCTTGCAAAAGCTTCATGTAGAAGTATTCCTGGTGTAAATATTTTCAATATTTTAAAACTTATTGAAAGTAAATTGATACGTTTTGGTGGTCATGACTTAGCAGCTGGATTTATTGCCAATGAAGCTGATCTCCCTGAGATTGAATTGCTCTTCCAAAGAGAGATTAAAGTTCATGAACACAACATTAATCAACCTAAATTTTTAGAGATTGATTTAGAGTTACCTATTGATAAAATCAATAAAAATAATATAAATGATATTAAAAAATTGGGTCCTTTTGGCCTTGAGAATAAGCATCCCTATTTTATAGATAGAGGAGTTAAAATTATAGATACAAAATTTTTTGGCATTGAAAATAGACACTTTAATGGTTTCTTATTGAAAAATGGCAAATCCTACCCTCTTGTAGCTTTTGACTTAAGTTCTAAGTTACATCACACAAATAAAGACACTCTTTATGATGTGATTTACTATCCTGAAAAGATAATTAATAGAGGCGAGGAATATTATCAATTTCGTTTAAAAGATCTTAAATCTCATAAGATTTAA
- the tig gene encoding trigger factor, protein MKHELKKIEHSAVEIKVTLTAEELSPIKSEVVKTLATKVEVPGFRKGHAPLNKVEAAFADAIKEEVVESVLKANFEKIVSEEKIAPVSFIYDLVTEMKDTLEMTFKVDIYPEITLGEYKGLEVEKETFEMTEELLNKEIENMLNAKAKLEDAAEGHKAEMGNTVDLAFEGFVDGVAFEGGKADSHQLKLGSKMFIDTFEDQLVGYTVGQEGEVNVTFPAEYHAEALAGKPAVFKVKINSIKTLAKPELTEEFATEAGFESVEDLKAKKTAEIVTREEARVQNNFVGKLIQKLVADSKIEVPRSMVVREVENRMAEMNQQLAMQGMDIDQYLKMTGMTKEQAFNQIAPMAHNKVQVDIILEAIAKAENLEVTAEELTAKIEDIAKMYGMTKEQLEAELTKNSNLDEFNHSLKTESLAQKAVEVIVNNAK, encoded by the coding sequence ATGAAACACGAATTAAAAAAAATCGAACACTCAGCAGTTGAGATTAAAGTTACTTTAACAGCTGAAGAGTTATCACCAATTAAATCAGAGGTTGTTAAAACTTTAGCTACTAAAGTTGAGGTTCCTGGATTTAGAAAAGGACATGCACCATTAAACAAAGTTGAAGCTGCTTTTGCTGACGCTATAAAAGAAGAGGTTGTAGAATCTGTTCTTAAAGCTAACTTCGAAAAAATCGTTTCTGAAGAGAAAATTGCTCCAGTAAGTTTCATTTATGATCTTGTTACTGAAATGAAAGATACTCTTGAAATGACTTTCAAAGTTGATATCTATCCTGAAATCACTTTAGGAGAGTACAAAGGTTTAGAAGTTGAAAAAGAAACTTTCGAAATGACAGAAGAGCTTTTAAATAAAGAGATTGAAAATATGTTAAACGCTAAAGCTAAATTAGAAGATGCTGCTGAAGGGCACAAAGCTGAGATGGGAAATACTGTTGACCTTGCTTTTGAAGGATTCGTTGACGGTGTTGCTTTCGAAGGTGGAAAAGCTGATTCTCACCAATTAAAATTAGGATCTAAAATGTTCATCGATACATTCGAAGATCAATTAGTTGGATACACTGTAGGACAAGAAGGAGAAGTTAACGTTACTTTCCCTGCTGAATACCATGCTGAAGCTTTAGCTGGAAAACCTGCTGTATTCAAAGTAAAAATCAACTCAATCAAAACTTTAGCTAAACCTGAGTTAACTGAAGAGTTCGCTACAGAAGCTGGATTTGAATCTGTTGAAGATTTAAAAGCTAAGAAAACTGCTGAAATCGTTACTAGAGAAGAAGCTAGAGTTCAAAACAACTTCGTTGGAAAATTAATCCAAAAATTAGTTGCTGACTCTAAAATAGAAGTTCCTAGATCAATGGTAGTTAGAGAAGTTGAAAACAGAATGGCTGAAATGAACCAACAATTAGCTATGCAAGGAATGGATATCGATCAATACTTAAAAATGACTGGTATGACTAAAGAGCAAGCTTTCAACCAAATCGCTCCAATGGCTCATAACAAAGTTCAAGTTGACATCATATTAGAAGCTATTGCTAAAGCTGAAAACTTAGAAGTTACTGCTGAAGAGTTAACTGCTAAAATAGAAGATATCGCTAAAATGTACGGTATGACTAAAGAGCAATTAGAAGCTGAGTTAACTAAAAACTCTAACTTAGACGAATTCAACCATAGCTTAAAAACTGAGAGCTTAGCTC